In Platichthys flesus chromosome 21, fPlaFle2.1, whole genome shotgun sequence, the following are encoded in one genomic region:
- the LOC133932726 gene encoding zinc finger and SCAN domain-containing protein 21-like, with product MSAVQLLRVSVHERISAAAEDFLLQVEDGGGKARVPELRAMLTERLMAAVEQILAGLEETLFEYDDRVERSEREICRQRRLLEAVMQPKVWLHRAVCPADIKQLMVIIEEVPPEEQKDNRADCGGPDPARNSGPDGRLQPGCEDETEDSSETEDSEDDWMETREPQTGLNTMCPADFQQLMVNKEEVPPEEQLWSRLVVLEDPEPHHIKEEQKEPWTNQDGQQLQGLEEADIKFTLTPVAVKSEEDEEKLKSSKLHQSETKKNRVDCGGPEPARNSGPDGRLQPGPEDKTEDSSETEESEDPWMETREPQTGLNTRNNKQPLSDIGCKTEKKSLSCSECGRRFNQRGHLNIHMRIHTGEKPFSCSECGKRFNQVGVLNIHKRIHTGEKPFSCSECGKRFSRRDSLNIHMRSHTGEKPFRCSECDKGFSHRGNLNTHKRIHTGEEPFC from the exons atgtccgccgtgcagctgctgcgggtgtcggtacatgagcggatcagcgctgccgctgaagacttcttgctgcaggtggaggacggaggaggaaagGCTCGAGTCCCGGAGCTGAGAGCGATGCTCACTGAGCGGCTAATGGCGGCGGTGGAGCAGATCCTCGCGGGGCTTGAGGAAACCTTGTTTGAGTACGATGACCGAGTGGAGCGGTCCGAGCGGGAGATCtgccgccagaggaggctgctcgagGCCGTGATGCAGCCCAAAGTctggctgcacagagcag tgtgtcctgcagacatCAAGCAACTGATGGTGATTATAGAAGAGGTTCCCCCTGAGGAGCAGAAAGATAACAGAgcggactgtggaggaccagacccagccaggaactcaggtcctgatggacgttTACAACCAGGTTGTGAGGACGAGactgaagactcttctgagactgaagacagtgaggatgattggatggagaccagggaacctcagaCTGGTTTGAATACAA tgtgtcctgcagacttccagcaactgatggtgaataaagaagaggttccccctGAGGAGCAGCTGTGGAGCCGCCTTGTGGTCCTGGAGGACCCTGAGCCCcaccacattaaagaggaacagaaggaaccgtggaccaatcaggatggacagcagcttcaaggactggaggaggctgatatcaagttcacattgactcctgtcgctgtgaagagtgaagaagatgaagagaaacttaaatCGTCAAAGCTTCATCAGAGTGAGACAAAGAAGAACAGAGtggactgtggaggaccagaaccagctaggaactcaggtcctgatggacgtttacaaccaggtcctgaggacaagactgaagactcttctgagactgaagagAGTGAGGATCCttggatggagaccagggaacctcagaCTGGTTTGAATAcgagaaataacaaacagcctctaagTGATATTGGatgtaagacagaaaaaaaatcattaagttgctctgagtgtggtagaAGATTTAACCAAAGGGGCCATCTAAATAtccatatgaggattcatacaggagagaaaccgtttagttgctccgAGTGTGGTAAACGATTTAACCAAGTGGGTGTTCTAAATATACATaagaggattcatacaggagagaaaccgtttagttgctctgagtgtggtaaaagatttagccGTAGGGACAGTCTAAATatacatatgaggagtcatacaggagagaaaccgtttaggtGCTCTGAGTGTGATAAAGGATTTAGTCATAGGggcaatctaaatacacataagAGGATTCATACGGGAGAGGAACCGTTTTGTTga